A region of Fimbriimonadaceae bacterium DNA encodes the following proteins:
- a CDS encoding AAA family ATPase, which yields MVDTRVKQPARKPAKKSRTQVVTPSVTKQTAPARRNRSARPKRPTVAVVVLSGSTPLRRNKAAELVAEELKLDLSKVNLSSLVSRRVGETEKNINRVFDDAERSGSILFFDGADALFGTRRGGGSPYADAGAAHLLQRIEDHNGLVILTTNGKSRIDQALSRQARVSVMVGIKKKKKKPSV from the coding sequence ATGGTTGATACCAGAGTGAAGCAGCCGGCGAGAAAGCCTGCCAAGAAGAGCCGCACGCAGGTCGTGACCCCATCGGTGACGAAACAGACGGCACCTGCGCGGCGTAACCGGTCCGCTCGCCCGAAGCGGCCGACCGTGGCAGTGGTGGTGCTCTCCGGCTCGACCCCGCTCCGCCGGAACAAAGCAGCGGAATTGGTGGCGGAGGAACTGAAGCTCGACCTGTCGAAAGTGAATCTGTCGTCCCTGGTGAGTCGGCGGGTCGGGGAAACCGAAAAGAATATCAACCGGGTATTCGACGACGCGGAGCGCAGCGGTTCGATCCTGTTTTTCGACGGGGCCGATGCGTTGTTCGGCACGCGACGCGGGGGTGGAAGTCCGTATGCGGATGCCGGTGCCGCACACCTGCTGCAACGCATCGAAGACCATAACGGGCTGGTTATTCTGACGACCAACGGGAAAAGCCGGATCGATCAGGCCCTGTCGCGACAGGCGCGGGTGTCGGTGATGGTGGGGATCAAGAAGAAAAAAAAGAAACCGTCGGTCTGA